In one Desulfoferula mesophila genomic region, the following are encoded:
- a CDS encoding response regulator encodes MSDNNQISVLVVDDEENFREALARRLGRRGLMVTQEADGEAALARLGEQAPDVVLLDVKMPGLDGLEVLRRIKKARPLTEVILLTGHAHLETSITGLEQGAFDYLLKPVPLEELVEKIHDAWEKKSVQERKIRAVRAEGVKP; translated from the coding sequence ATGAGCGACAACAACCAGATCAGCGTCCTGGTGGTGGACGACGAGGAAAACTTCCGCGAGGCCCTGGCCCGGCGCCTGGGTCGCCGGGGGCTCATGGTGACCCAGGAGGCCGACGGCGAGGCCGCCCTGGCGCGCCTGGGCGAACAGGCCCCGGACGTGGTGCTGCTGGACGTGAAGATGCCGGGGCTGGACGGCCTGGAGGTGCTCAGGCGCATCAAAAAGGCGCGGCCCCTCACCGAGGTGATCCTGCTCACCGGCCACGCCCATCTGGAGACCTCCATCACCGGCCTGGAGCAGGGGGCCTTTGACTACCTGCTCAAGCCGGTGCCCCTGGAGGAGTTGGTGGAGAAGATCCACGACGCCTGGGAGAAGAAGTCGGTGCAGGAGCGCAAGATAAGGGCGGTGCGGGCCGAAGGGGTCAAGCCCTAG
- a CDS encoding tetratricopeptide repeat protein yields MPTKAARSFAIVLLSVFTMAAVALAGGKEDIAAGNQAAQAGQFKKAITFYTKAIASKQLTPSNKAVAYNNRGSAHDDLNQTKAALADYAQAIAIDPEYAEAYYNRSYTYEKLKQWNKALADASKAAQLQPDDDTYLQREHYLRSKVKK; encoded by the coding sequence ATGCCCACCAAGGCCGCCCGCAGTTTCGCGATAGTTCTGTTGAGCGTTTTCACCATGGCCGCCGTGGCCCTGGCCGGGGGCAAGGAGGACATCGCCGCCGGTAACCAGGCCGCCCAGGCCGGGCAGTTCAAAAAGGCGATCACCTTCTACACCAAGGCCATCGCCTCCAAGCAGCTCACCCCGTCCAACAAGGCCGTGGCCTACAACAACCGGGGCAGCGCCCACGACGACCTGAACCAGACCAAGGCCGCCCTGGCCGACTACGCCCAGGCCATCGCCATCGACCCCGAGTACGCCGAGGCCTACTACAACCGCAGCTATACCTACGAAAAGCTCAAGCAATGGAACAAGGCCCTGGCCGACGCCAGCAAGGCCGCCCAGTTGCAGCCCGACGACGACACTTATTTGCAGCGGGAGCACTATCTGCGCAGCAAGGTGAAAAAGTAA
- a CDS encoding dihydrodipicolinate synthase family protein has product MKHELKGVLPPMATPFTVDEEVDLAALKANIAQWNATGLSGYLAVGSNGESVYLSEDEQEAVIAATVEAAGEDKFVMAGAGRESSRETIGAIRRAARAGADCVLIVTPCYFKGQMKPANLEAHYLRVAEASTLPVLLYNVPQATGVNMTPDLVARLAPHANIVGVKDSSGNIAQLSEILRLTKDDDFAVFVGNAEVLFSATQLGADGAILAVANVLPQLCVDLREAVLAGDLAQGKALQWAMSRLAALVTGVYGVGGLKATMDMVGYLGGPVRLPLLAPDQAARDVLAAELKKVMGQV; this is encoded by the coding sequence ATGAAGCACGAATTAAAAGGCGTGTTGCCCCCCATGGCCACCCCCTTCACCGTTGACGAGGAAGTGGACCTGGCCGCCCTGAAGGCCAACATCGCCCAGTGGAACGCCACCGGCCTTTCCGGCTACCTGGCCGTGGGCAGCAACGGCGAGTCGGTGTATCTGTCCGAGGACGAGCAGGAGGCGGTGATCGCGGCCACGGTGGAGGCCGCCGGCGAGGACAAGTTCGTCATGGCCGGGGCGGGGCGCGAGTCCAGCCGCGAGACCATCGGGGCCATCCGGCGCGCCGCGCGGGCGGGGGCCGATTGCGTGCTCATCGTCACCCCCTGCTACTTCAAGGGCCAGATGAAGCCCGCCAACCTGGAGGCCCACTACCTCCGGGTGGCCGAGGCCTCGACCCTGCCGGTCTTGCTCTACAACGTGCCCCAGGCCACGGGGGTGAACATGACCCCGGACCTGGTGGCCCGCCTGGCCCCCCACGCCAACATCGTGGGCGTCAAGGACTCCTCGGGCAACATCGCCCAGCTCAGCGAGATACTGCGCCTGACCAAGGACGATGACTTCGCGGTGTTCGTGGGCAACGCCGAGGTGCTGTTCTCGGCCACCCAACTGGGGGCCGACGGGGCCATCCTGGCGGTGGCCAACGTGCTGCCCCAGCTTTGCGTGGACCTGCGCGAGGCGGTGCTGGCCGGCGATTTGGCCCAGGGCAAGGCGCTGCAGTGGGCCATGAGCCGCCTGGCCGCCTTGGTCACCGGCGTCTACGGGGTGGGCGGGCTCAAGGCCACCATGGACATGGTGGGCTATTTGGGCGGGCCGGTGCGCCTGCCGCTGCTGGCGCCCGACCAGGCCGCCCGCGACGTGCTGGCCGCCGAGCTCAAAAAAGTCATGGGCCAAGTCTAG
- the ggt gene encoding gamma-glutamyltransferase, whose product MGFTYPGKRHWDTPAQRSVVMAPQGMAASSHPLATRAGVRVLEDGGNAVDAAVAMVAVLSVVEPHSVAPGGDAFALLAVEGGNKVVGLNASGRAPAAASLESYRALGHETVPFTGALSVTVPGALAGWAEAVERYGTMGLDTLLAPAITYAEKGFPVSQVIAGEWAQATELLRRDPAAKAAYLIDGQAPRPGQVFTNPDLGRTFRRVADQGPGVFYQGELAEAVAACVRSGGGAMTPDDLAAHVNQWVEPLAFDYQGHTVLELPPNGQGAVALEILNILSGYDLASLEPGGAEYLHRLGEAIKIAFGDRARYFTDPVFSPAPLERLLSPAYGAACREMICPGRVLEPAAAPPLGGETVYLAVGDAQGNAASFISSIFTAFGSGLVVPGTGVILHCRGRSFSLDPEHANCLEPGKRPMHTIIPGMLMQDGKLEAAFGVMGGDMQPQGHAQFLVNLLDFGLDLQAAMDAPRLRYMGGKSMYLEDGISSEAARILADWGHQVDRGPYPVNEVGGGQVVWRDQEQGVWLGASDRRKDGCAMGF is encoded by the coding sequence ATGGGTTTCACCTATCCCGGCAAGCGCCACTGGGACACCCCGGCCCAGCGCTCGGTGGTCATGGCCCCCCAGGGCATGGCCGCCTCCAGCCACCCCCTGGCCACCCGGGCCGGGGTGCGGGTGTTGGAGGACGGGGGCAACGCGGTGGACGCGGCGGTGGCCATGGTGGCGGTGCTCAGCGTGGTGGAGCCCCACTCCGTGGCCCCCGGCGGCGACGCCTTCGCCCTGCTGGCGGTGGAGGGCGGCAACAAGGTGGTGGGGCTCAACGCCAGCGGCCGGGCCCCGGCGGCGGCCAGCCTGGAGTCCTACCGGGCCCTGGGCCACGAGACGGTGCCTTTCACCGGAGCGCTCAGCGTCACCGTGCCCGGCGCCCTGGCCGGCTGGGCCGAGGCGGTGGAGCGCTACGGCACCATGGGCCTGGACACCCTGCTGGCTCCGGCCATCACCTACGCCGAAAAGGGCTTCCCGGTGAGCCAGGTCATCGCCGGGGAATGGGCCCAGGCCACCGAGCTGTTGCGCCGCGACCCGGCGGCCAAAGCCGCCTACCTGATCGACGGCCAGGCCCCCCGGCCCGGCCAGGTGTTCACCAACCCGGACCTGGGCCGCACCTTCCGCCGCGTGGCCGATCAGGGGCCCGGGGTGTTCTACCAGGGCGAACTGGCCGAGGCCGTGGCCGCCTGCGTGCGCTCGGGCGGGGGCGCCATGACCCCCGACGACCTGGCCGCCCACGTGAACCAGTGGGTGGAGCCTCTGGCTTTTGACTACCAGGGCCACACCGTCTTGGAGCTGCCGCCCAACGGCCAGGGCGCGGTGGCTTTGGAGATTCTCAACATCCTCTCGGGCTACGACCTGGCCTCCCTGGAGCCCGGCGGGGCCGAATACCTGCACCGCCTGGGCGAGGCCATCAAGATCGCCTTTGGCGACCGGGCCCGCTACTTTACCGACCCGGTGTTCTCGCCGGCCCCCCTGGAGCGCCTGCTCTCGCCCGCCTATGGCGCGGCCTGTAGGGAGATGATCTGCCCCGGCCGGGTGCTGGAACCCGCCGCCGCTCCCCCGCTGGGCGGCGAGACGGTGTACCTGGCGGTGGGCGACGCCCAGGGCAACGCGGCCAGCTTCATCAGCAGCATCTTCACCGCCTTCGGCTCGGGCCTGGTGGTGCCGGGCACCGGGGTCATCCTGCACTGCCGGGGGCGCTCCTTCTCCCTGGACCCGGAGCACGCCAACTGCCTGGAGCCCGGCAAGCGGCCCATGCACACCATCATCCCCGGCATGCTCATGCAAGACGGCAAGCTGGAAGCGGCCTTCGGGGTGATGGGCGGGGACATGCAGCCCCAGGGCCACGCCCAGTTCCTGGTCAACCTGCTGGACTTCGGCCTGGACCTCCAGGCGGCCATGGACGCCCCGCGCCTGCGCTACATGGGCGGCAAGTCCATGTACCTGGAAGACGGCATAAGCTCCGAGGCTGCTCGCATCCTGGCCGATTGGGGCCACCAGGTGGACCGGGGCCCCTACCCGGTCAACGAGGTGGGCGGCGGCCAGGTGGTGTGGCGCGACCAGGAGCAGGGGGTGTGGCTGGGAGCCAGCGACCGCCGCAAGGACGGCTGCGCCATGGGCTTCTAG
- a CDS encoding sulfite exporter TauE/SafE family protein produces the protein MNFFKGLGQCMVAGAQAHARWEIATANTILGDKKRLIILGLMLVPAILGGIAFADQIHSALPDVLGGKKAYSPAFYSTGIFIASILIGLCAGLITGCIGAGGGFIIAPALMSAGIKGILAVGTDLFHIFAKAIMGSVIHRKLGNVSVSLAVTFLIGAIGGATCGGVINRVLYEINPVLSDAFITTIYAVMLGGLGFYALMDFLKCRKSAAACELPHGGKMEGAELGNLPQKLQGMKLPPMVRFDQSLVPGGRAISAWFLIVAGFIVGLAAGIMGVGGGFLTFPIFVYTLGVSSMTTVGTDIFQIVFTAGYAAISQYAIYGFIFYTLAMGMLIGSLLGIQVGAMVTKVVPGTTIRGFYAMAVLAGFMNRIFALPGKLADMEIINLSKTTVFWLDQIGIWGFFLVIGGFAVWVIGTFFKNTKNLRTAHPAGAALGEEATS, from the coding sequence ATGAATTTCTTTAAAGGACTGGGACAGTGCATGGTGGCCGGAGCCCAGGCCCACGCCAGGTGGGAGATCGCCACGGCCAACACCATCCTGGGCGATAAAAAGCGCCTGATAATCTTGGGACTGATGCTGGTGCCCGCCATCCTGGGCGGCATCGCCTTCGCCGACCAGATTCACTCGGCCCTGCCCGACGTCTTGGGCGGCAAGAAGGCCTACAGCCCCGCCTTTTACAGCACCGGCATCTTCATCGCCTCCATCCTCATCGGCCTGTGCGCCGGGCTCATCACCGGCTGCATCGGCGCGGGCGGCGGCTTCATCATCGCCCCGGCCCTGATGAGCGCGGGCATCAAGGGCATCCTGGCCGTGGGCACCGACCTGTTCCACATCTTCGCCAAGGCCATCATGGGCAGCGTGATCCACCGCAAGCTGGGCAACGTGTCGGTGTCGCTGGCGGTCACCTTCCTCATAGGGGCCATCGGCGGCGCCACCTGCGGCGGGGTGATCAACCGGGTGCTCTACGAGATCAACCCGGTGCTAAGTGACGCCTTCATCACCACCATCTACGCGGTGATGCTGGGCGGGCTGGGCTTCTACGCCCTGATGGACTTCCTAAAGTGCCGCAAAAGCGCCGCGGCCTGTGAGCTGCCCCACGGGGGCAAGATGGAAGGCGCGGAGTTGGGCAACCTGCCCCAGAAGCTCCAGGGCATGAAGCTTCCCCCCATGGTGCGCTTCGACCAGAGCCTGGTGCCCGGCGGACGGGCCATCAGCGCCTGGTTCTTGATCGTCGCCGGCTTCATCGTGGGCCTGGCCGCGGGCATCATGGGCGTAGGCGGCGGATTCTTGACCTTCCCCATCTTCGTCTACACCCTGGGGGTCAGCTCCATGACCACCGTGGGCACCGACATCTTCCAGATCGTGTTCACCGCCGGTTACGCGGCCATCAGCCAGTACGCCATCTACGGCTTCATCTTCTACACCCTGGCCATGGGCATGCTCATCGGCTCGCTGCTGGGCATCCAGGTGGGGGCCATGGTCACCAAGGTGGTGCCGGGCACCACCATCCGCGGCTTCTACGCCATGGCCGTGCTGGCCGGGTTCATGAACCGCATCTTCGCCCTGCCGGGCAAGCTGGCCGACATGGAGATCATCAACCTGAGCAAGACCACGGTCTTCTGGCTGGACCAGATAGGCATCTGGGGGTTCTTCCTGGTGATCGGCGGTTTCGCGGTGTGGGTGATCGGCACCTTCTTCAAGAACACCAAAAACCTGCGCACGGCCCATCCCGCCGGCGCGGCCCTGGGCGAGGAGGCGACCTCATGA
- a CDS encoding PEP/pyruvate-binding domain-containing protein, with amino-acid sequence MAGLLDKLRGLLGRQAEPEPVQAGLAEEFKARYLSFRQLLAANNKALELMSELEAAAGGGRVFGMSFLRSRVTALGVSVFQMVDLLGRLAPGKYPALAPGLKNIQSQLEAIAAPAEAGGGGELVLALKDIDQRRAEEAGAKMANLGEMRNRLGLKVPAGFVITAAAWRLLLSQEGLVQEISRLQQAADLENAAELFTLSSRLRQLIVEVPLPPELGRALEQAYAELAAEAGGEVRVSLRSSALGEDSAEASFAGQYSTQLNVHPEFLEQTYKEVAASFYSPQAMHYRLVRGLRDDQLAMAVGCLAMVGAVSGGVAYTVSPLDPADRRVHITAAWGLPRVVVDGEAVGDHFVVGRETPHRVLARSVEDKQSELVCHADDGVCQLELTGERATQPCLGDEQVLAVAEAALKLEEYYGGPQDVEWAYSPRGELVMLQCRPLRPAEAKAAAPAPLAQEGGTRALLQGGVTAGPGAGAGPVHWVRRDSDALTFPEGAVLALPRPAPRWAALVGKAAAVVSSRGGAAGHLATVCREYGVPALFGLGPALEALEEEALVTVDAGARAVYAGRVEELLQRPVQRPRFMSGSPVHQLLGRTLELISPLTLLDPDSTEFKAENVRTLHDITRFCHEKSVKEMFSFGKEHNFPQRSSKQLYYQVPMQWWVLNLDDGFTQEIKSKYVKLDQIACLPMLAVWEGMVAVPWQGPPAAGGRGLASVLFEATANPSLTTGVKTRYAHRNYFMVAHHFMNLQSRFGFHFCAVEALAGERRRENYISFSFKGGAADAARRLGRVRFIGGIMEDQGFRVESTEDNLNARLERHEQEVTLETLKAVGYLLMHTRQLDIIMGNPRAVAHYQDKIRADLELVRRGEAPGQKAARSA; translated from the coding sequence ATGGCCGGGCTGCTGGACAAATTGCGCGGGCTGCTGGGCCGACAGGCCGAGCCGGAGCCGGTGCAGGCCGGTCTGGCCGAGGAGTTCAAGGCCCGCTATCTGAGCTTTCGCCAGCTTCTGGCGGCCAACAACAAGGCCCTGGAGCTGATGAGCGAGCTGGAGGCCGCCGCCGGGGGCGGGCGGGTCTTCGGCATGAGCTTTCTGCGCTCGCGGGTCACCGCCCTGGGGGTGAGCGTCTTCCAGATGGTGGACCTCCTGGGCCGCCTGGCTCCCGGCAAGTATCCCGCCCTGGCCCCCGGACTAAAAAACATCCAATCGCAACTGGAGGCCATCGCCGCCCCGGCCGAGGCGGGCGGCGGCGGCGAGCTGGTGTTGGCCCTCAAGGACATTGACCAGAGGCGGGCCGAGGAGGCGGGGGCCAAGATGGCCAACCTGGGGGAGATGAGAAACCGCCTGGGCCTCAAGGTGCCCGCCGGTTTCGTCATCACCGCCGCCGCCTGGCGCCTGCTGCTCAGCCAGGAGGGCCTGGTGCAGGAGATCAGCCGCCTGCAACAGGCGGCCGATTTGGAGAACGCCGCCGAACTGTTCACCCTGAGTAGCCGTTTGCGCCAGCTCATCGTGGAGGTCCCCCTGCCCCCGGAGCTGGGCCGGGCCCTGGAGCAAGCCTACGCCGAGCTGGCCGCCGAGGCCGGGGGGGAGGTCAGGGTGTCGCTGCGCTCCAGCGCCCTGGGCGAGGACAGCGCCGAGGCCTCCTTCGCCGGGCAATACTCCACCCAGCTCAACGTGCACCCCGAGTTTTTGGAGCAGACCTACAAGGAGGTGGCGGCCAGCTTCTACAGCCCCCAGGCCATGCACTACCGCCTGGTCCGGGGCCTGCGCGACGACCAGCTGGCCATGGCCGTGGGCTGTTTGGCCATGGTGGGGGCGGTGAGCGGCGGGGTGGCCTACACCGTGAGCCCCCTGGACCCGGCCGACCGCCGGGTGCACATCACCGCCGCCTGGGGCCTGCCCCGCGTGGTGGTGGACGGCGAGGCCGTCGGGGACCACTTCGTGGTGGGCCGCGAGACGCCGCACCGGGTGCTGGCCCGCAGCGTGGAGGACAAGCAGAGCGAGCTGGTGTGCCACGCCGACGACGGCGTGTGTCAACTGGAGCTCACCGGCGAGCGGGCCACCCAACCCTGCCTGGGCGACGAGCAAGTGTTGGCGGTGGCCGAGGCCGCGCTCAAGCTGGAAGAGTATTACGGCGGGCCCCAGGACGTGGAATGGGCCTACAGCCCCCGGGGCGAGCTGGTGATGCTGCAATGCCGCCCCCTGCGCCCGGCCGAGGCCAAGGCCGCCGCGCCCGCCCCGCTTGCCCAAGAGGGCGGCACCCGGGCCCTGCTCCAGGGCGGGGTGACCGCCGGACCCGGCGCGGGAGCCGGGCCGGTGCATTGGGTGCGCCGCGATTCCGACGCCCTCACCTTTCCCGAGGGCGCGGTGCTGGCCCTGCCCCGCCCGGCGCCGCGCTGGGCGGCCCTGGTGGGCAAGGCGGCGGCGGTGGTTTCATCCCGGGGCGGCGCGGCGGGGCATTTGGCCACGGTGTGCCGCGAGTACGGGGTGCCGGCCCTGTTCGGCCTGGGCCCGGCCCTGGAGGCCCTGGAGGAGGAGGCCCTGGTCACCGTGGACGCCGGGGCGCGGGCCGTGTACGCGGGGCGGGTGGAAGAGCTTTTGCAACGGCCCGTCCAGCGCCCCCGCTTCATGAGCGGCAGCCCGGTGCACCAGCTTTTGGGCCGCACCCTGGAGCTGATCTCTCCCCTGACCCTGCTGGACCCCGACTCCACGGAATTCAAGGCGGAAAACGTGCGCACCCTGCACGACATCACCCGCTTTTGCCATGAAAAGAGCGTCAAGGAGATGTTCTCCTTCGGCAAGGAGCACAACTTCCCCCAGCGCTCCTCCAAGCAGCTCTATTATCAGGTGCCCATGCAGTGGTGGGTGCTCAACCTGGACGACGGTTTCACCCAGGAGATAAAGAGCAAGTACGTCAAGCTGGATCAGATCGCCTGCCTGCCCATGCTGGCCGTGTGGGAGGGCATGGTGGCCGTGCCCTGGCAGGGCCCCCCGGCGGCCGGGGGCCGGGGCCTGGCCTCGGTGCTCTTCGAGGCCACGGCCAACCCCTCGCTCACCACCGGGGTCAAGACCCGCTACGCCCACCGCAACTATTTCATGGTGGCCCACCACTTCATGAACCTGCAGTCGCGCTTCGGCTTCCACTTCTGCGCGGTGGAGGCGCTGGCCGGGGAGCGCCGCCGGGAGAACTACATCAGCTTCTCCTTCAAGGGCGGGGCGGCCGACGCGGCCCGCCGCCTGGGCCGGGTGCGCTTCATCGGCGGCATCATGGAAGACCAGGGATTTCGGGTGGAGAGCACCGAGGACAACCTCAACGCCCGTCTGGAGCGCCACGAGCAGGAGGTGACCCTGGAGACGCTCAAGGCGGTGGGCTATCTGCTCATGCACACCCGCCAGCTGGACATCATCATGGGCAACCCCCGGGCCGTGGCCCACTACCAGGACAAGATCCGCGCCGACCTGGAGCTGGTGCGCCGGGGCGAGGCTCCGGGACAAAAGGCCGCCCGTTCCGCCTGA
- a CDS encoding pyridoxal-phosphate-dependent aminotransferase family protein, producing MDELKPPQRLLLGPGPCNVPYRVLRAMSTPLVGHLDPLFMQMMDEVCSMLRQVFKTENQMTFPVSGTGSAGMEATFVNLLEPGDTAVVCQNGVFGTRMIDVAERCGAKVIKVEAEWSQPLDQQKIIDTLKAHPEAKLCAIVYAETSTGVLQPIQEIGAYLKDKDTLFLVDTVTALGGVNLEVDAWGIDASYSGTQKCLAVPPGLAPVTFGPKALEVLNNRKTKVQSWYLDLTMLSKYWSSSERLYHHTAPITMIYGLREGLRIVLEEGLENRFERHAAAAGHLAKGLGEMGFGFWAAEGYRLPPLTCAIPPQGWDVEGIRKKLLADYDIEVGGGLGPAAGKIWRIGLMGENACVQKVAVLLRALQDFA from the coding sequence ATGGACGAATTGAAACCACCGCAAAGACTGCTCTTGGGCCCCGGCCCCTGCAACGTGCCCTACCGGGTGCTCAGGGCCATGTCCACCCCCCTGGTGGGCCATTTGGACCCCCTGTTCATGCAGATGATGGACGAGGTCTGCTCGATGCTGCGCCAGGTCTTCAAGACCGAAAACCAGATGACCTTCCCGGTGAGCGGCACCGGCAGCGCGGGCATGGAGGCCACCTTCGTCAACCTGCTGGAGCCCGGCGACACCGCCGTGGTGTGCCAAAACGGCGTTTTCGGCACCCGCATGATCGACGTGGCCGAGCGCTGCGGGGCCAAGGTGATCAAGGTGGAGGCCGAGTGGAGCCAGCCCCTGGACCAGCAGAAGATCATCGACACCCTGAAGGCCCACCCCGAGGCCAAGCTCTGCGCCATCGTCTACGCCGAGACCTCCACCGGCGTGCTCCAGCCCATCCAGGAGATCGGCGCCTACTTGAAGGACAAGGACACCCTGTTCCTGGTGGACACCGTCACCGCCCTGGGCGGGGTGAACCTGGAAGTGGACGCCTGGGGTATCGACGCCAGCTACAGCGGCACCCAGAAATGCCTGGCCGTGCCTCCGGGCCTGGCCCCGGTCACCTTCGGGCCCAAGGCCCTGGAGGTGCTCAACAACCGCAAGACCAAGGTGCAGAGCTGGTATCTGGACCTGACCATGCTCTCCAAGTATTGGAGCAGCAGCGAACGGCTGTATCACCACACCGCGCCCATCACCATGATCTACGGCCTGCGCGAGGGCCTGCGCATCGTGCTGGAAGAGGGCCTGGAAAACCGCTTCGAGCGTCACGCCGCGGCGGCCGGGCACCTGGCCAAGGGCCTGGGCGAGATGGGCTTCGGCTTCTGGGCCGCGGAGGGCTACCGCCTGCCGCCGTTGACCTGCGCCATCCCGCCCCAGGGCTGGGACGTGGAAGGCATCCGCAAAAAGCTGCTGGCCGACTACGACATCGAAGTGGGCGGCGGCCTGGGCCCGGCGGCGGGCAAGATCTGGCGCATCGGCCTGATGGGCGAGAACGCCTGCGTGCAAAAGGTGGCCGTGCTGCTCAGGGCCCTGCAGGACTTCGCCTAG
- a CDS encoding response regulator, whose product MVVINPSVLLVDDEVPFVETMAKRLAKRELAVETAFSGKEALEKLEGGGPSRIDVVILDVKMPGMDGLETLAAIKGKHPNVEVIMLTGHATVESAIEGMKSGAYDYLMKPCEMDLLMAKVGEAVAKKRAHEAKILDARVRVHALRRES is encoded by the coding sequence ATGGTTGTGATCAACCCCTCGGTGCTCCTGGTGGACGATGAAGTCCCCTTTGTGGAGACCATGGCCAAGCGGCTGGCCAAGCGGGAACTCGCCGTGGAGACCGCGTTCAGCGGCAAGGAGGCCCTGGAAAAGCTGGAAGGCGGGGGGCCCAGCCGCATCGACGTGGTGATCCTGGACGTGAAGATGCCGGGCATGGACGGCCTGGAGACCCTGGCCGCCATCAAGGGCAAGCACCCCAACGTGGAGGTGATCATGCTCACCGGCCACGCCACGGTGGAAAGCGCCATCGAAGGCATGAAGAGCGGGGCCTACGACTACCTCATGAAGCCCTGCGAGATGGACCTGTTGATGGCCAAGGTCGGCGAGGCCGTGGCCAAAAAGCGGGCCCACGAGGCCAAGATTTTGGACGCGCGGGTCAGGGTGCACGCCCTCCGGCGCGAGTCGTAG
- a CDS encoding response regulator — translation MSNQGAERLKVLLVDDEPGYLEVLNKRMSKRNLEVTTARSGTEAVQQARQQSFDVAVVDLKMEDMDGIEVLKVLKMMDPDLAVIILTGHGSEQAAREGMALGAFDYLTKPCELGDLLARIQASQASRNSSGS, via the coding sequence ATGAGCAACCAAGGCGCCGAACGGCTCAAGGTCTTGTTGGTCGATGACGAGCCGGGCTACCTGGAGGTGCTCAACAAGCGCATGAGCAAGCGCAACCTGGAGGTGACCACGGCCCGCTCGGGCACCGAGGCCGTGCAACAGGCCCGGCAGCAGAGCTTCGACGTGGCGGTGGTGGATCTGAAGATGGAAGACATGGACGGCATCGAGGTGCTCAAGGTGCTCAAGATGATGGACCCCGATCTGGCGGTCATCATCCTCACCGGCCACGGCTCGGAGCAGGCGGCCCGCGAGGGCATGGCCCTGGGCGCCTTCGACTACCTGACCAAGCCTTGCGAACTGGGCGACCTGTTGGCCCGCATCCAAGCCTCGCAAGCAAGCCGGAATTCGAGTGGAAGCTGA